In the Theobroma cacao cultivar B97-61/B2 chromosome 1, Criollo_cocoa_genome_V2, whole genome shotgun sequence genome, one interval contains:
- the LOC18611737 gene encoding citrate-binding protein codes for MTLPTYDGLKDTGLTVGPVLLQDIYNWLKLNAVHDVGAAKVKVYIDGWPVDPTKGFVELPLNKSNFHNDKPYDLPVSDRYSFVDGVHKLWVYSTDKPLFKNSPTKPRSEIRIRGYDYSSGVWQFEGYGYVPCGTTGVCIMQVFGSTPPQATTLMLRVYNGSLYYYKAGPVVLENIYDRWFRVNVIHDVNASKLQVYIVGVPKLEPPGHGGTNHYFKFGVYEQNDSSYYMESRWKGIKVLKKM; via the exons ATGACACTTCCGACGTATGACGGTTTGAAGGATACTG GTCTCACCGTGGGTCCGGTCCTGCTTCAGGACATCTACAATTGGCTCAAGCTGAATGCTGTCCACGATGTTGGTGCCGCCAAAGTGAAAGTTTACATAGATGG CTGGCCTGTTGATCCAACCAAAGGCTTTGTTGAACTCCCATTGAACAAATCTAACTTCCATAATGACAAGCCGTATGACTTACCTGTAAGCGACCGCTACAGCTTTGTAGATGGAGTTCACAAGCTTTGGGTTTACTCCACAGACAAACCACTGTTCAAAAATAGCCCCACCAAGCCTCGTTCGGAGATCCGTATAAGA GGCTATGACTATTCGTCTGGAGTCTGGCAATTCGAAGGCTACGGCTACGTGCCCTGCGGAACCACCGGTGTGTGCATCATGCAAGTGTTTGGATCAACTCCACCTCAAGCCACAACTTTAATGCTCAGAGTCTACAATGGTTCACTCTATTACTACAAGGCAGGTCCAGTTGTGTTGGAGAACATCTACGACCGATGGTTTCGGGTTAACGTAATCCATGATGTAAATGCTTCGAAGTTACAGGTTTATATTGTTGGTGTTCCAAAGCTGGAGCCTCCTGGCCATGGAGGCACAAAccattattttaaatttgggGTTTATGAACAAAATGATTCTTCTTACTATATGGAATCCCGTTGGAAGGGCATCAAGGTTCTGAAGAAAATGTGA